From Anopheles darlingi chromosome 2, idAnoDarlMG_H_01, whole genome shotgun sequence, the proteins below share one genomic window:
- the LOC125951748 gene encoding uncharacterized protein LOC125951748 has product METRSPNIVAGEASETDDDEIEAITIESGIPHLSPLHITNASDPMFAREAVESSTPASEEEQQKMHARRDMNERFIGLINELIRHFVVAVAKTKLNDADNILMKSQMVLQNTMMSVKKMSENTHQMECKMQDILTFNFVPNINI; this is encoded by the exons ATGGAAACGAGATCACCCAACATTGTAGCAGGAGAGGCATCGGAAACGGATGACGACGAGATTGAG GCCATAACGATTGAATCAGGAATTCCCCATTTATCACCCTTACACATCACCAATGCGAGCGATCCGATGTTTGCTCGAGAAGCGGTTGAATCATCGACGCCAGCTTCGGAGGAGGAACAGCAAAAGATGCATGCCCGGCGTGATATGA ATGAGCGCTTCATAGGCTTGATAAACGAGTTAATCCGCCATTTTGTTGTGGCGGTGGCAAAGACAAAACTGAACGACGCGGAtaacattttaatgaaatctCAG ATGGTACTGCAAAATACGATGATGTCTGTGAAGAAAATGAGCGAAAACACTCATCAGatggaatgcaaaatgcaagACATTTTAACATTCAATTTTGTGCCTAATATTAATATTTGA